The following are from one region of the Deltaproteobacteria bacterium genome:
- a CDS encoding Ig-like domain-containing protein has protein sequence MGLSADAGDVVLSVVDHLSPAVNILSPANGSRFEPETPISLTVTASDSSGIGNIDLSVTGATADHTQWFNTPGGSPVSHTFTLVIPAGAAPTSPVNVTVTVSDGAGNTGTKNLVIWPADHVIPSAATVACLGGNNVEPGRQRLLRVISDDNVGIAKIKVNVGDFFSQVRDVTPSSHSIQDFYFTVPAGTPLGTSIPVTATVWDSSENALSAAPVSLIAADLTAPSVSITSPANNSEVIPGTDVTISVNSADNYSVARLTCHAWGSATWNQEMAIDPVVATASRQFTLSVPSTAAGGSYISINAFAYDSAGNRGEASVISLKVKDIVPPYVVNMVPPDGATMIEPETALMVSFNEAVLQASINESTLILANADGRAITGVFSMPDVNSAVFTPNISLALGKEYTFTVNTGVCDIVGNHMITSIASTFTIRPRITPLDTDDDGDGFTELDGDCDDNDPDRYPGHAEFPGDNKDKNCNGVILAPGTACNITNTEFRIAPPLLQNSNAGSGVAVSEKYLAVGARGYQYGGLSTGTTVGALLIYERSGTSWTQTPLYFQGHANTGSDTHNLGAPVALSRDRVIIGDTTDDVNGVANCGSASVYVRTQAGWELEGVLYSDAPRTNSGFGSTIDIYGDRAIVGSSSDIDGSRGAVYVYEKMSTGWQLVKKLSFDPSAVYPLSHLGQAVSIWGDWAMASMVCDNGSAVFCLHRESNGQWVIPANGRINPPVSSGYQNYFAYALDMSGNYVVITQYGRLSKAYVYLLTGNAWQRVQDLQSIPNPNPQISGTLGSTVSLWGDYLAVASSGVNFQPAMNFYVKNGSGQFVPMLSRHPSAPQTVPAPNPWYDAYGSCVSVGHGWIVVGAPGDFSNKGSFFTYKQYCDGPP, from the coding sequence ATGGGGCTTTCAGCCGACGCGGGCGACGTGGTTCTTTCGGTGGTTGACCATCTTTCTCCTGCGGTGAACATTCTAAGCCCCGCAAACGGAAGCCGCTTCGAGCCCGAAACCCCAATAAGCCTCACCGTCACGGCCTCGGATTCGAGCGGCATCGGCAATATCGACCTTTCGGTCACCGGAGCCACGGCCGATCACACCCAGTGGTTCAACACTCCGGGCGGCTCGCCGGTTTCTCACACCTTTACGCTTGTCATTCCCGCCGGGGCCGCGCCCACAAGCCCGGTTAACGTGACCGTAACCGTGTCGGACGGCGCGGGCAACACCGGAACCAAAAACCTCGTCATCTGGCCCGCCGACCACGTTATTCCCAGCGCGGCCACGGTGGCCTGCCTCGGCGGCAACAACGTCGAACCCGGACGTCAGCGCTTGTTGAGGGTGATCTCGGACGACAACGTGGGGATCGCAAAAATTAAGGTGAACGTGGGCGACTTCTTCTCACAGGTCCGGGACGTCACGCCTTCATCGCACTCGATTCAGGATTTTTACTTCACCGTGCCCGCAGGCACGCCCCTTGGGACTTCCATACCGGTGACGGCCACTGTTTGGGACTCCTCAGAAAACGCCCTTTCAGCCGCGCCCGTAAGCCTCATCGCCGCAGACCTCACGGCCCCCTCTGTTTCGATAACGAGCCCGGCCAACAACTCCGAGGTGATCCCCGGAACCGACGTCACCATAAGCGTAAACTCGGCTGATAATTATTCTGTTGCCAGATTGACTTGCCATGCCTGGGGATCCGCTACCTGGAATCAGGAAATGGCCATTGATCCTGTAGTTGCAACAGCGTCCAGGCAGTTTACACTTTCTGTGCCGTCAACTGCAGCAGGCGGCAGTTATATCAGCATTAATGCCTTTGCTTATGATTCAGCCGGAAATCGAGGAGAGGCTTCCGTTATTTCTCTTAAAGTCAAAGATATTGTACCGCCATATGTTGTGAATATGGTGCCGCCCGACGGAGCCACCATGATCGAGCCTGAAACCGCTCTAATGGTCAGCTTTAACGAGGCAGTTTTGCAGGCTTCTATAAATGAATCCACGCTTATACTCGCAAACGCCGACGGTAGGGCCATTACTGGCGTTTTTTCAATGCCTGATGTGAATAGCGCCGTATTCACGCCGAATATATCCCTCGCTCTTGGAAAGGAATATACTTTCACGGTTAATACAGGCGTATGTGACATTGTAGGCAATCATATGATCACATCTATTGCGTCGACTTTCACAATAAGACCTCGAATCACGCCGCTCGACACGGACGACGACGGTGATGGCTTCACGGAACTCGACGGAGATTGTGACGACAATGATCCCGACAGATATCCTGGCCATGCGGAATTTCCCGGTGACAACAAGGACAAAAATTGCAATGGGGTTATCCTTGCGCCTGGAACCGCCTGCAACATTACAAATACGGAATTTCGCATTGCGCCGCCTTTGCTTCAAAACAGCAATGCCGGATCAGGAGTGGCTGTTTCAGAAAAATATTTGGCGGTCGGAGCCAGAGGATACCAATACGGCGGACTAAGCACCGGAACAACTGTCGGGGCGCTTCTCATATATGAGCGCAGCGGGACGTCCTGGACTCAGACCCCACTTTATTTTCAAGGCCACGCCAATACGGGAAGCGACACACATAATTTAGGCGCTCCTGTTGCCTTGTCGCGTGATCGCGTTATTATCGGAGACACGACCGACGACGTGAACGGCGTAGCAAATTGCGGTTCGGCGTCCGTGTATGTGCGCACGCAGGCAGGGTGGGAACTGGAAGGCGTCCTTTATTCGGATGCGCCAAGGACAAATTCCGGGTTTGGATCGACCATAGATATTTATGGCGACAGAGCCATAGTCGGATCGTCTTCGGATATAGATGGATCAAGGGGCGCTGTCTATGTATACGAAAAAATGTCAACGGGCTGGCAGCTTGTCAAAAAGCTGTCTTTCGATCCTTCGGCGGTTTATCCCTTGTCGCACCTGGGGCAGGCGGTGTCGATCTGGGGTGACTGGGCCATGGCAAGCATGGTCTGTGATAATGGCTCGGCCGTGTTCTGCCTCCATAGGGAGTCAAACGGGCAATGGGTCATCCCGGCGAATGGCCGCATAAATCCGCCCGTGTCATCGGGCTATCAAAATTATTTCGCCTACGCCCTGGATATGAGCGGCAATTACGTCGTCATTACCCAGTATGGGAGACTCAGCAAGGCTTATGTCTATCTGCTTACGGGTAATGCATGGCAACGGGTTCAGGACCTCCAAAGCATACCCAATCCCAACCCGCAGATTTCAGGGACACTCGGAAGTACGGTTTCCCTGTGGGGCGATTACCTTGCCGTGGCAAGTTCAGGCGTGAACTTCCAGCCAGCTATGAATTTTTATGTGAAAAATGGCAGCGGACAGTTCGTTCCCATGCTTTCGCGCCATCCTTCGGCGCCTCAAACAGTGCCCGCGCCGAATCCTTGGTATGACGCTTACGGGTCCTGCGTTTCTGTGGGACATGGATGGATAGTGGTGGGTGCTCCCGGAGATTTCAGCAATAAAGGTTCTTTCTTTACTTATAAGCAATACTGTGACGGCCCGCCATGA
- a CDS encoding cadherin-like domain-containing protein, with protein sequence MSVSPSESTTYTITATGPGGTTRAHATLTVYHVPTVSISVSEASIIEGQKAVLAWSSANAYTVSIEPGIGLVSQEGNLEVSPSETTSYTITATGPGGVARASATLIVHHVPTASLTVSPGTIIEGNTASLSWNTNFADTVVIEPGIGQVDQAGSMTVSPSETTSYTITAIGPGGTTRAYATLTVYHLPTVTVSASSALITLGENVTITWASTHASACSISPGETVLALSGSITITPTESATYTITATGPGGHATASVFVRVNRRPVAEAGESRVVNMAWDRDTIEVSLTGLGSTDSDGQVASYFWTGSPNPDDAASPTLVLSEGVHVFTLLVTDDSGATSEPDQVTITVDRAYKPVLTAPAVLTAPATVAAAEGAPVTVTVSASDLDGDSLTFSVSSLPRGAVFDAAGGVLYWTPDFDQSGSYTISFTVSDNTGLYDTENVTVTVAQTNRPPVFTSGAITAAEADYPYSYQARGEDPDDDSITYALDHGPAGMSVDLYTGLVSWLPGASQAGVQEAAIRVTDSLGSSAVQVFQITVAQARTSCPLPSFFHARLRGFQAKTWTSWP encoded by the coding sequence GTGAGTGTTTCACCTTCAGAATCAACAACTTATACCATTACGGCCACCGGCCCTGGCGGGACAACGCGGGCTCACGCGACCCTGACGGTCTATCACGTTCCCACGGTGAGCATTTCGGTTTCGGAAGCCAGCATAATCGAAGGCCAGAAGGCCGTCTTGGCCTGGAGTTCGGCCAACGCATACACAGTTTCCATCGAGCCGGGCATTGGCCTTGTTTCGCAGGAGGGCAACCTCGAAGTCTCGCCGTCCGAAACGACCTCCTACACCATTACAGCCACAGGCCCGGGCGGAGTCGCCAGGGCGTCGGCGACCCTCATCGTCCACCATGTTCCCACGGCAAGCCTGACCGTCTCGCCCGGAACCATCATCGAGGGCAACACCGCAAGCCTTTCCTGGAACACGAATTTCGCGGACACGGTTGTCATCGAGCCCGGAATCGGGCAGGTTGATCAGGCGGGAAGCATGACGGTGTCGCCGTCCGAGACGACATCCTACACCATAACGGCCATTGGCCCGGGCGGAACGACCAGAGCTTACGCGACTCTCACGGTTTACCACCTTCCCACGGTCACGGTTTCGGCCTCGAGCGCGCTCATCACCCTGGGCGAAAACGTAACCATCACCTGGGCCTCGACCCACGCCAGTGCCTGTTCCATCTCCCCGGGCGAAACAGTGCTTGCGCTGTCCGGCTCCATCACCATCACCCCGACTGAATCAGCCACTTACACGATAACCGCCACCGGCCCCGGCGGACACGCCACGGCCTCCGTTTTCGTGCGCGTGAATCGCAGGCCCGTTGCCGAGGCAGGTGAAAGCCGCGTCGTCAACATGGCCTGGGACCGGGACACCATAGAAGTAAGCCTTACCGGCCTTGGCTCCACGGATTCGGACGGGCAGGTGGCCTCGTATTTCTGGACCGGCTCCCCCAATCCCGATGACGCGGCCTCGCCAACCCTCGTTCTTTCGGAGGGGGTCCACGTCTTCACCCTTCTCGTCACGGACGATTCGGGCGCCACAAGCGAGCCGGACCAGGTGACCATTACCGTCGACAGGGCCTACAAGCCGGTGCTCACGGCCCCGGCCGTGCTCACGGCCCCGGCCACGGTGGCGGCGGCGGAGGGGGCGCCCGTAACCGTCACGGTTTCGGCAAGCGACTTGGACGGGGACAGCCTCACATTCTCGGTAAGTTCGCTTCCGCGCGGCGCGGTTTTCGATGCAGCGGGCGGAGTCCTTTACTGGACCCCGGATTTTGACCAGTCAGGCTCCTACACCATTTCATTTACTGTCTCGGACAACACCGGACTTTACGACACAGAAAACGTCACGGTCACTGTGGCCCAGACAAACAGGCCGCCGGTTTTCACGTCAGGCGCGATAACCGCCGCCGAGGCGGATTATCCGTATTCCTACCAGGCAAGGGGCGAGGACCCGGACGACGACTCCATCACCTATGCCCTGGACCACGGGCCTGCCGGCATGAGTGTAGACCTCTACACCGGGCTCGTGTCCTGGCTTCCGGGCGCATCCCAGGCCGGAGTGCAGGAAGCGGCCATAAGGGTGACGGACAGCTTGGGATCAAGCGCGGTCCAGGTTTTCCAGATCACCGTGGCCCAGGCCAGGACTTCGTGTCCGCTCCCTTCCTTTTTTCATGCACGGCTCCGGGGGTTTCAGGCAAAAACCTGGACATCCTGGCCATAG
- a CDS encoding Ig-like domain-containing protein, translated as MSAPFLFSCTAPGVSGKNLDILAIARDATGNFTEARASVAVVSEADSVTPSVIKVIAPRSAAPGEKARVGVMASDDRGVSRVRFIYNDQAFADSYAPPFSAEFSVPATLATGSAATVAVEVMDAEGNTASASAVINIIENPDTTAPNGVAVSAPAIVKPGETMELSATGTDSGGLFSMEFYANGALIGTGLEAPYNFAWTVPHNAAPGSRISFTARAVDFSGNHADSAEFSATVAALGRGFLIGEAYDDATSLPVTGADVIVSMAGGLGLIDPIRTVTDLAGRYSLELSEGLAVLRVIKDGYTISYRSVYVAADAVTEPLDARLTPISPSIEITGLSGGAVSLDNGAVTLTVPAGSFGETRPVSLTRLSAQGLPGPLPLGWTPVSGFAAGPSGWPVNLALSITATGLSNVGNSPENLVAAWWDAASSRWVRAESSALNGAISAVMPGFTTVVFARPDAGSSAPALPQVGQALSGVAPIPIPQDAVAQISSSPDILFMQPGQKSSVTVTLASSAGLPSGTVIRADHDESYILLNGQKLLVDPRGEDIIMYRAQGGLAGEFVATPSRSFDPALLNEGGIEISVNRPGESRGLGVFSPAGGSVAAQGASLSMGAGLLDGPVPVRLGVFSEWDKAVSSDTRLVRLGGPAGVDLDLGGKSLPVSATLTVDLGVAPSSDLTVLLVRTAEAAGTGLLELVAKGSVAGQVVTFTGGDANFPVTGITDGGRYYIVGVAGPVGFITGRVQKNGADAPGVLVSTNGLPFVSFTRASDAAYVLAAPAGSAGVTAIDLTDGAEARSVAEVSQGGSSVANLYLMKGAPLVTSVTPAHNARGVDPASSLTVKFSRPMAPASLSADTVTLKGQGGAVLTGSVRVSADGTSVAFTPFALLAEASAYTLTVSGTVTDSYGNALGADFSSVFHTINKIAPPIGRCPGEGSGHRHQLYNR; from the coding sequence GTGTCCGCTCCCTTCCTTTTTTCATGCACGGCTCCGGGGGTTTCAGGCAAAAACCTGGACATCCTGGCCATAGCCCGCGATGCGACCGGGAACTTCACCGAGGCCCGGGCCAGCGTTGCCGTGGTCTCCGAGGCCGACTCGGTCACGCCCTCTGTTATAAAGGTTATCGCTCCCCGGTCCGCCGCGCCCGGCGAAAAGGCGCGGGTGGGGGTCATGGCCTCCGACGACCGGGGAGTGAGCCGGGTTAGGTTTATCTATAATGACCAGGCCTTCGCCGATTCCTACGCGCCGCCATTTTCCGCAGAGTTTTCGGTGCCTGCAACCCTTGCAACCGGAAGCGCCGCAACGGTTGCGGTTGAGGTAATGGACGCGGAGGGCAACACTGCAAGCGCAAGCGCCGTCATCAATATCATCGAAAACCCGGACACCACGGCTCCCAATGGCGTGGCGGTTTCTGCCCCGGCCATTGTGAAACCCGGCGAGACCATGGAGCTTTCAGCCACGGGCACGGATTCGGGCGGTCTTTTTTCCATGGAGTTTTATGCAAACGGAGCCCTGATCGGAACCGGCCTTGAAGCGCCTTACAATTTCGCCTGGACGGTTCCCCACAACGCGGCTCCGGGAAGCCGGATAAGCTTTACGGCAAGGGCCGTGGATTTTTCGGGCAACCACGCGGATTCTGCTGAGTTTTCAGCCACCGTGGCCGCGCTCGGCAGGGGCTTTTTAATTGGCGAAGCATACGACGACGCGACATCCCTTCCTGTCACCGGAGCCGACGTCATCGTCAGCATGGCGGGCGGGCTCGGACTGATTGATCCCATAAGAACCGTGACCGACCTTGCCGGGCGGTACTCCCTGGAGCTATCCGAGGGGCTCGCGGTTTTGCGCGTGATAAAGGATGGTTACACGATTTCATACCGCTCGGTTTACGTGGCCGCCGACGCGGTCACCGAACCCCTGGACGCGCGCCTAACCCCGATTTCGCCGTCAATCGAAATCACAGGCCTTTCCGGCGGGGCCGTGTCCCTGGATAATGGCGCGGTTACGCTCACCGTTCCAGCCGGTTCCTTCGGCGAAACCCGTCCGGTCTCCCTCACAAGGCTTTCGGCCCAGGGCCTTCCGGGGCCGCTCCCCCTTGGCTGGACCCCGGTTTCGGGCTTTGCCGCAGGTCCCTCCGGCTGGCCGGTGAACCTCGCCTTAAGCATCACGGCCACCGGGCTTTCAAACGTCGGCAATTCCCCGGAAAACCTCGTGGCCGCTTGGTGGGACGCAGCAAGCTCCCGCTGGGTGAGGGCCGAATCAAGCGCTCTGAACGGCGCGATCAGCGCCGTGATGCCGGGCTTTACCACCGTTGTTTTCGCGCGTCCCGACGCGGGCTCGTCGGCCCCTGCCCTGCCCCAGGTGGGCCAGGCCCTTTCGGGCGTCGCTCCCATCCCGATTCCCCAAGACGCCGTCGCCCAGATATCGTCATCCCCCGACATCCTTTTCATGCAGCCGGGCCAGAAATCAAGCGTAACGGTGACACTGGCCTCAAGCGCAGGCCTGCCGTCCGGCACCGTCATAAGGGCGGACCACGACGAGTCCTACATCCTGTTGAACGGCCAGAAACTCCTCGTTGATCCCCGTGGCGAGGACATTATCATGTACCGCGCCCAGGGTGGCCTTGCCGGTGAGTTTGTCGCCACCCCATCGCGCAGCTTTGACCCGGCTCTTTTAAATGAAGGTGGCATTGAAATATCCGTCAACAGGCCCGGTGAATCACGCGGCCTTGGCGTGTTTTCTCCGGCTGGCGGATCTGTTGCAGCGCAGGGCGCAAGCCTTTCGATGGGTGCGGGGCTCCTTGACGGCCCGGTTCCGGTGAGGCTCGGCGTTTTTTCGGAATGGGACAAGGCCGTCTCCTCCGACACCCGCCTCGTGCGCCTTGGCGGTCCTGCCGGGGTGGACCTCGATCTCGGCGGAAAATCGCTCCCCGTTTCGGCAACCTTGACCGTGGACCTTGGCGTAGCACCCTCGTCAGACCTCACCGTGCTCCTGGTGCGCACCGCCGAGGCCGCCGGAACCGGGCTTCTGGAGCTTGTCGCCAAAGGCAGCGTGGCGGGCCAGGTTGTGACGTTTACGGGCGGTGACGCCAATTTCCCTGTCACCGGCATCACGGATGGCGGTCGATACTACATCGTGGGAGTGGCGGGGCCGGTGGGCTTCATCACGGGCCGGGTCCAGAAAAACGGCGCGGACGCTCCCGGCGTTCTGGTTTCCACAAACGGGCTTCCCTTTGTTTCGTTCACCAGGGCCAGCGACGCGGCCTACGTGCTGGCGGCCCCTGCGGGAAGCGCAGGCGTCACGGCCATTGATCTCACCGACGGCGCAGAGGCCCGGAGCGTGGCGGAGGTCAGCCAGGGCGGATCCAGCGTGGCGAACCTATATCTCATGAAGGGCGCGCCCCTTGTCACCTCGGTCACGCCCGCCCACAACGCGCGCGGGGTCGACCCGGCTTCCTCATTAACCGTGAAATTCAGCCGCCCGATGGCTCCCGCGAGCCTTTCAGCCGACACCGTGACTTTAAAAGGGCAGGGCGGCGCGGTTTTGACCGGCTCGGTTCGAGTATCCGCCGACGGAACCTCCGTCGCATTCACGCCTTTTGCGCTTCTGGCCGAGGCTTCGGCCTATACTTTAACTGTGTCTGGCACTGTTACCGATTCCTACGGAAACGCCC